One window from the genome of Drosophila albomicans strain 15112-1751.03 chromosome 2L, ASM965048v2, whole genome shotgun sequence encodes:
- the LOC117566050 gene encoding cytoplasmic protein NCK1 isoform X1 has product MLEYPQRFARNIPNSSADNSSSNNTAGQYPPQLPQHQNYQSTYRSQGPGSSPAHHQRQSSAAAQAQAQHHRTLSTASSCSAQHKSVTFGQPASTGDYSNGSSSGNSSCSAAGNAGPQSMAGNMKHGKSQEDVCYVVAKYDYAAQGAQELDLRKNERYLLLDDSKHWWRVQNSRNQSGYVPSNYVKKEKPSLFDSIKKKVKKGSGSKTLPNCSPSRQIESPTMSRRLPPDPSEAIGSAIVKYNYQAQQPDELSLTKGTRILILEKSNDGWWRGQSGNSVGWFPSNYTTEDCDNDGEIHTYAMAENVLDIVVALYSFTSNNDQELSFEKGDRLEIVDRPASDPDWYKARNNQGQVGLVPRNYLQELNDYLATPYRNTSGNAGNGNQQAASNGANSSGNGGDSMERRNEGNNKSSQPSQPIERPNLAGKSWYYGAITRSQCDTVLNGHGHDGDFLIRDSETNMGDYSVSLKAPGRNKHFRVHVEQNMYCIGQRKFHSLDQLVDHYQRAPIYTNKQGEKLYLVRSLPKANGT; this is encoded by the exons ATGTTGGAATATCCACAGCGATTTGCGCGCAACATCCCCAACTCCTCCgcggacaacagcagcagcaacaacacagctGGGCAGTATCCACCGCAACTGCCACAGCATCAGAACTATCAGAGCACCTATCGCTCCCAAGGACCCGGCTCCTCGCCAGCGCATCATCAGCGTCAATCGTCAGCAGCGGCGCAGGCGCAGGCGCAGCATCATCGCACACTGTCGACGGCCTCCAGTTGCAGTGCCCAACACAAAAGTGTGACCTTCGGCCAGCCAGCGTCAACTGGCGActacagcaacggcagcagcagcggtaaCTCCAGTTGCAGTGCCGCTGGCAACGCTGGACCACAATCAATGGCGGGCAACATGAAGCACG GAAAATCTCAAGAAGACGTCTGCTATGTGGTGGCCAAATACGATTATGCTGCCCAAGGCGCCCAGGAGCTGGATTTGCGCAAGAACGAGCGCTATCTCCTGCTCGACGATTCTAAGCACTGGTGGCGTGTCCAGAACAGTCGCAATCAGTCCGGCTATGTGCCCAGCAACTATGTGAAGAAGGAGAAGCCCTCGCTCTTCGACAG CATCAAGAAGAAGGTGAAAAAGGGCTCCGGGTCCAAGACACTGCCCAATTGTTCGCCGTCGCGTCAAATCGAGAGTCCAACCATGTCGCGTCGCCTGCCCCCAGATCCATCGGAGGCAATTGGCAGCGCCATTGTCAAGTACAACTATCAGGCGCAGCAGCCGGATGAGCTATCGCTCACGAAAGGCACCCGCATCCTCATACTGGAGAAGTCCAATGATGGCTGGTGGCGTGGCCAGAGTGGCAACTCAGTGGGCTGGTTCCCCAGCAATTACACAACCGAAGATTGTGATAACGATGGCGAGATACACACCTATGCCATGGCGGAGAATGTGCTTGACATTGTG GTGGCGCTCTACAGTTTCACGTCGAATAACGACCAAGAACTGTCGTTCGAGAAGGGCGATCGCCTGGAGATTGTCGACAGGCCCGCCTCCGATCCGGACTGGTATAAGGCACGCAACAACCAGGGCCAAGTCGGTTTAGTTCCACGCAATTATCTACAAGAGTTAAACGACTACTTGGCCACGCCATATCGCAACACCAGCGGCAATGCTGGCAATGGCAACCAGCAGGCTGCTAGCAACGGTGCCAACTCCAGTGGCAACGGAGGCGATTCCATGGAGCGTCGCAACgagggcaacaacaaatccTCGCAACCATCACAGCCCATCGAGCGTCCCAATTTGGCAGGCAAGTCGTGGTACTATGGCGCCATCACGCGCAGCCAATGCGACACCGTGCTCAATGGACACGGCCACGACGGTGACTTCCTCATCAGAGACAGTGAGACTAAT ATGGGCGATTACTCGGTCTCCCTCAAGGCGCCCGGACGCAACAAGCATTTCCGTGTGCACGTCGAGCAGAATATGTATTGCATTGGACAGCGCAAGTTCCATTCGCTGGACCAGCTCGTCGATCACTACCAAAGAGCACCCATCTACACAAACAAGCAAGGcgaaaagctatatttggtgcGCTCACTGCCAAAGGCCAATGGCACGTAA
- the LOC117566050 gene encoding cytoplasmic protein NCK1 isoform X2: protein MSRRLPPDPSEAIGSAIVKYNYQAQQPDELSLTKGTRILILEKSNDGWWRGQSGNSVGWFPSNYTTEDCDNDGEIHTYAMAENVLDIVVALYSFTSNNDQELSFEKGDRLEIVDRPASDPDWYKARNNQGQVGLVPRNYLQELNDYLATPYRNTSGNAGNGNQQAASNGANSSGNGGDSMERRNEGNNKSSQPSQPIERPNLAGKSWYYGAITRSQCDTVLNGHGHDGDFLIRDSETNMGDYSVSLKAPGRNKHFRVHVEQNMYCIGQRKFHSLDQLVDHYQRAPIYTNKQGEKLYLVRSLPKANGT from the exons ATGTCGCGTCGCCTGCCCCCAGATCCATCGGAGGCAATTGGCAGCGCCATTGTCAAGTACAACTATCAGGCGCAGCAGCCGGATGAGCTATCGCTCACGAAAGGCACCCGCATCCTCATACTGGAGAAGTCCAATGATGGCTGGTGGCGTGGCCAGAGTGGCAACTCAGTGGGCTGGTTCCCCAGCAATTACACAACCGAAGATTGTGATAACGATGGCGAGATACACACCTATGCCATGGCGGAGAATGTGCTTGACATTGTG GTGGCGCTCTACAGTTTCACGTCGAATAACGACCAAGAACTGTCGTTCGAGAAGGGCGATCGCCTGGAGATTGTCGACAGGCCCGCCTCCGATCCGGACTGGTATAAGGCACGCAACAACCAGGGCCAAGTCGGTTTAGTTCCACGCAATTATCTACAAGAGTTAAACGACTACTTGGCCACGCCATATCGCAACACCAGCGGCAATGCTGGCAATGGCAACCAGCAGGCTGCTAGCAACGGTGCCAACTCCAGTGGCAACGGAGGCGATTCCATGGAGCGTCGCAACgagggcaacaacaaatccTCGCAACCATCACAGCCCATCGAGCGTCCCAATTTGGCAGGCAAGTCGTGGTACTATGGCGCCATCACGCGCAGCCAATGCGACACCGTGCTCAATGGACACGGCCACGACGGTGACTTCCTCATCAGAGACAGTGAGACTAAT ATGGGCGATTACTCGGTCTCCCTCAAGGCGCCCGGACGCAACAAGCATTTCCGTGTGCACGTCGAGCAGAATATGTATTGCATTGGACAGCGCAAGTTCCATTCGCTGGACCAGCTCGTCGATCACTACCAAAGAGCACCCATCTACACAAACAAGCAAGGcgaaaagctatatttggtgcGCTCACTGCCAAAGGCCAATGGCACGTAA
- the LOC117566203 gene encoding putative uncharacterized protein DDB_G0277255 isoform X2 — protein sequence MATFTQEELDFLKAHGNELCAKTWLGLWDPKRATPQQDQRELMIDKYERKRYYLEPASPLKSLANAVNLKSSNGYHTSSISNISSNGYASIHLTPPAAQRTAANGLASKTPSTTTTSSAISRPQHHHHQQQPQQQQQQDAFNMSSGGLGLISSLNSAGSTSTGALSDTSSCASNGFAGESDFVADFGSANIFDATSSSARSTGSPAVSSASSVSSSNGYAKVQPLRAAHLHQQQQLLNGSGNVNGNGTENFADFEHAPIYNGIAATSYFNWSDCSTPSLFPDPFEQPQEPSLPTYSLWSSESRTSHGQNLSKPREREKPPERAAAYKSSFTSLTSSRSVWSSSCDDSGEDSLAALSSTLTPTNPFLPYILQSSSSTSEAPASRRSSLFSYEEQDPPPIAAESNSNLNSSSNILNAYYNPFFTWSATLQQQQQSSQLGQQSHNSPKGAQVGSSAPSEDRYAALKDLDEQLRELKASEAVATEAPTPTNGNMHMADAFSSVAAASHNNNINNNSNINANPFKSQQQQQQQQLLNGKGHLVNPFQANNSAHHQQQQQQQPQQQNLYGQLTLIPNGYGSSPIQAGGQQLMHSATNVGHHQQLPHASFFNFNNNGFAVAQGLPNGCGFGSMQPAPVMAGGINGAFNNPFAASGAINTNNPFL from the exons ATGGCCACTTTCACACAGGAGGAGCTCGACTTTCTCAAGGCTCACGGCAACGAGCTGTGCGCCAAAACGTGGCTGGGCCTCTGGGATCCCAAACGTGCCACGCCGCAGCAGGATCAACGTGAGCTCATGATTGACAAGTACGAGCGCAAGCGATACTATTTGGAGCCGGCGAGTCCTTTGAAGTCGCTGGCCAATGCGGTCAATCTGAAGTCGAGCAACGGTTACCACACCTCGAGCATCTCGAACATCTCGAGCAACGGCTATGCCAGCATCCATCTGACGCCGCCCGCCGCCCAACGCACAGCTGCCAATGGCTTGGCGTCGAAGACGCCTTCCACGACAACCACATCGTCAGCCATAAGTCGGccgcagcatcatcatcatcagcagcaaccacagcagcagcagcagcaggatgcTTTCAACATGTCCTCGGGAGGATTGGGCTTGATCAGCAGCCTGAATAGTGCGGGTTCCACATCCACAGGCGCGCTCTCGGACACGAGCAGCTGTGCGAGCAACGGCTTTGCTGGCGAATCCGATTTTGTCGCCGACTTTGGCAGTGCCAATATATTCGATGCAACCTCGAGTTCGGCGCGTTCCACGGGCTCGCCGGCTGTCTCCTCGGCCAGTTCGGTCAGCTCCAGCAATGGCTATGCCAAGGTGCAGCCCCTGAGAGCAGCACAtctgcatcagcagcaacagttgctcaaTGGAAGCGGAAATGTGAATGGCAATGGAACAGAGAACTTTGCTGACTTTGAGCACGCGCCCATTTACAATGGCATCGCCG CGACCAGCTATTTCAATTGGAGCGATTGCAGCACACCAAGTCTCTTCCCAGATCCATTTGAACAACCACAGGAGCCATCGCTGCCCACCTACTCGCTCTGGAGCAGCGAGTCCCGAACGAGTCACGGGCAAAATCTATCGAAGcccagagaaagagagaaaccACCCGAGCGAGCTGCCGCATACAAGAGCTCTTTCACATCGCTGACTTCCTCTCGATCGGTGTGGTCCTCAAGTTGTGATGATTCCGGCGAGGATTCGCTGGCGGCGTTAAGCAGCACGCTGACGCCAACGAATCCCTTTCTGCCCTACATTCTGCAGAGCTCGTCGAGCACATCCGAAGCGCCCGCATCGCGCCGCAGCTCCTTGTTTAGCTATGAGGAACAAGATCCGCCGCCAATTGCGGCAGAAAGCAACTCGAATTTGAATTCCAGCtcgaacattttaaatgcctATTACAATCCTTTCTTTACGTGGa GCGCCActctacagcaacaacaacaaagcagccAACTTGGCCAACAGTCGCACAACAGCCCCAAGGGAGCCCAAGTGGGAAGCAGTGCGCCCAGCGAGGACCGCTATGCAGCACTCAAGGACCTCGATGAGCAGCTGCGCGAGTTGAAGGCCAGCGAAGCGGTTGCCACAGAGGCGCCGACGCCAACCAATGGCAACATGCACATGGCAGACGCCTTCAGCAGTGTTG ctgctgccagccacaacaacaacatcaataacaacagcaacatcaatgCCAATCCGTTCAAgagccagcaacagcagcagcagcagcagttgctcaACGGCAAAGGGCACTTGGTGAATCCATTCCAAGCCAACAACAGCgcacatcatcagcagcagcagcagcaacagccacagcagcagaaTCTCTATGGACAGCTGACGCTCATACCAAATGGCTACGGCAGCAGCCCAATTCAGGCTGGAGGCCAGCAGCTAATGCACTCCGCGACGAATGTTGGCCACCATCAACAGCTGCCACACGCGAGTTTCTTCAACTTTAACAACAACGGCTTTGCCGTCGCCCAGGGTCTGCCCAATGGCTGTGGCTTTGGCAGCATGCAGCCGGCTCCTGTGATGGCTGGTGGCATCAACGGCGCCTTTAACAACCCATTTGCG GCTAGCGGCGCCATCAACACGAATAATCCATTCTTATGA
- the LOC117566203 gene encoding uncharacterized protein LOC117566203 isoform X1 produces the protein MAVRKKQDDKYLLALRELVNSGAGNRQCFDCNQKGPTYVNMTIGSFVCTRCSGVLRGLTPPHRVKSISMATFTQEELDFLKAHGNELCAKTWLGLWDPKRATPQQDQRELMIDKYERKRYYLEPASPLKSLANAVNLKSSNGYHTSSISNISSNGYASIHLTPPAAQRTAANGLASKTPSTTTTSSAISRPQHHHHQQQPQQQQQQDAFNMSSGGLGLISSLNSAGSTSTGALSDTSSCASNGFAGESDFVADFGSANIFDATSSSARSTGSPAVSSASSVSSSNGYAKVQPLRAAHLHQQQQLLNGSGNVNGNGTENFADFEHAPIYNGIAATSYFNWSDCSTPSLFPDPFEQPQEPSLPTYSLWSSESRTSHGQNLSKPREREKPPERAAAYKSSFTSLTSSRSVWSSSCDDSGEDSLAALSSTLTPTNPFLPYILQSSSSTSEAPASRRSSLFSYEEQDPPPIAAESNSNLNSSSNILNAYYNPFFTWSATLQQQQQSSQLGQQSHNSPKGAQVGSSAPSEDRYAALKDLDEQLRELKASEAVATEAPTPTNGNMHMADAFSSVAAASHNNNINNNSNINANPFKSQQQQQQQQLLNGKGHLVNPFQANNSAHHQQQQQQQPQQQNLYGQLTLIPNGYGSSPIQAGGQQLMHSATNVGHHQQLPHASFFNFNNNGFAVAQGLPNGCGFGSMQPAPVMAGGINGAFNNPFAASGAINTNNPFL, from the exons ATGGCGGTGCGCAAAAAACAGGACGACAAATACCTGCTAGCGCTGCGGGAGCTGGTAAACAGCGGGGCAGGTAATCGTCAATGCTTCGACTGCAACCAGAAGGGGCCCACCTACGTGAACATGACTATTGGCTCTTTCGTCTGCACCCGCTGCTCTGGCGTACT TCGCGGACTGACGCCGCCACATCGTGTTAAATCCATTTCGATGGCCACTTTCACACAGGAGGAGCTCGACTTTCTCAAGGCTCACGGCAACGAGCTGTGCGCCAAAACGTGGCTGGGCCTCTGGGATCCCAAACGTGCCACGCCGCAGCAGGATCAACGTGAGCTCATGATTGACAAGTACGAGCGCAAGCGATACTATTTGGAGCCGGCGAGTCCTTTGAAGTCGCTGGCCAATGCGGTCAATCTGAAGTCGAGCAACGGTTACCACACCTCGAGCATCTCGAACATCTCGAGCAACGGCTATGCCAGCATCCATCTGACGCCGCCCGCCGCCCAACGCACAGCTGCCAATGGCTTGGCGTCGAAGACGCCTTCCACGACAACCACATCGTCAGCCATAAGTCGGccgcagcatcatcatcatcagcagcaaccacagcagcagcagcagcaggatgcTTTCAACATGTCCTCGGGAGGATTGGGCTTGATCAGCAGCCTGAATAGTGCGGGTTCCACATCCACAGGCGCGCTCTCGGACACGAGCAGCTGTGCGAGCAACGGCTTTGCTGGCGAATCCGATTTTGTCGCCGACTTTGGCAGTGCCAATATATTCGATGCAACCTCGAGTTCGGCGCGTTCCACGGGCTCGCCGGCTGTCTCCTCGGCCAGTTCGGTCAGCTCCAGCAATGGCTATGCCAAGGTGCAGCCCCTGAGAGCAGCACAtctgcatcagcagcaacagttgctcaaTGGAAGCGGAAATGTGAATGGCAATGGAACAGAGAACTTTGCTGACTTTGAGCACGCGCCCATTTACAATGGCATCGCCG CGACCAGCTATTTCAATTGGAGCGATTGCAGCACACCAAGTCTCTTCCCAGATCCATTTGAACAACCACAGGAGCCATCGCTGCCCACCTACTCGCTCTGGAGCAGCGAGTCCCGAACGAGTCACGGGCAAAATCTATCGAAGcccagagaaagagagaaaccACCCGAGCGAGCTGCCGCATACAAGAGCTCTTTCACATCGCTGACTTCCTCTCGATCGGTGTGGTCCTCAAGTTGTGATGATTCCGGCGAGGATTCGCTGGCGGCGTTAAGCAGCACGCTGACGCCAACGAATCCCTTTCTGCCCTACATTCTGCAGAGCTCGTCGAGCACATCCGAAGCGCCCGCATCGCGCCGCAGCTCCTTGTTTAGCTATGAGGAACAAGATCCGCCGCCAATTGCGGCAGAAAGCAACTCGAATTTGAATTCCAGCtcgaacattttaaatgcctATTACAATCCTTTCTTTACGTGGa GCGCCActctacagcaacaacaacaaagcagccAACTTGGCCAACAGTCGCACAACAGCCCCAAGGGAGCCCAAGTGGGAAGCAGTGCGCCCAGCGAGGACCGCTATGCAGCACTCAAGGACCTCGATGAGCAGCTGCGCGAGTTGAAGGCCAGCGAAGCGGTTGCCACAGAGGCGCCGACGCCAACCAATGGCAACATGCACATGGCAGACGCCTTCAGCAGTGTTG ctgctgccagccacaacaacaacatcaataacaacagcaacatcaatgCCAATCCGTTCAAgagccagcaacagcagcagcagcagcagttgctcaACGGCAAAGGGCACTTGGTGAATCCATTCCAAGCCAACAACAGCgcacatcatcagcagcagcagcagcaacagccacagcagcagaaTCTCTATGGACAGCTGACGCTCATACCAAATGGCTACGGCAGCAGCCCAATTCAGGCTGGAGGCCAGCAGCTAATGCACTCCGCGACGAATGTTGGCCACCATCAACAGCTGCCACACGCGAGTTTCTTCAACTTTAACAACAACGGCTTTGCCGTCGCCCAGGGTCTGCCCAATGGCTGTGGCTTTGGCAGCATGCAGCCGGCTCCTGTGATGGCTGGTGGCATCAACGGCGCCTTTAACAACCCATTTGCG GCTAGCGGCGCCATCAACACGAATAATCCATTCTTATGA
- the LOC117566203 gene encoding arf-GAP domain and FG repeat-containing protein 1 isoform X3 — translation MAVRKKQDDKYLLALRELVNSGAGNRQCFDCNQKGPTYVNMTIGSFVCTRCSGVLRGLTPPHRVKSISMATFTQEELDFLKAHGNELCAKTWLGLWDPKRATPQQDQRELMIDKYERKRYYLEPASPLKSLANAVNLKSSNGYHTSSISNISSNGYASIHLTPPAAQRTAANGLASKTPSTTTTSSAISRPQHHHHQQQPQQQQQQDAFNMSSGGLGLISSLNSAGSTSTGALSDTSSCASNGFAGESDFVADFGSANIFDATSSSARSTGSPAVSSASSVSSSNGYAKVQPLRAAHLHQQQQLLNGSGNVNGNGTENFADFEHAPIYNGIAGATLQQQQQSSQLGQQSHNSPKGAQVGSSAPSEDRYAALKDLDEQLRELKASEAVATEAPTPTNGNMHMADAFSSVAAASHNNNINNNSNINANPFKSQQQQQQQQLLNGKGHLVNPFQANNSAHHQQQQQQQPQQQNLYGQLTLIPNGYGSSPIQAGGQQLMHSATNVGHHQQLPHASFFNFNNNGFAVAQGLPNGCGFGSMQPAPVMAGGINGAFNNPFAASGAINTNNPFL, via the exons ATGGCGGTGCGCAAAAAACAGGACGACAAATACCTGCTAGCGCTGCGGGAGCTGGTAAACAGCGGGGCAGGTAATCGTCAATGCTTCGACTGCAACCAGAAGGGGCCCACCTACGTGAACATGACTATTGGCTCTTTCGTCTGCACCCGCTGCTCTGGCGTACT TCGCGGACTGACGCCGCCACATCGTGTTAAATCCATTTCGATGGCCACTTTCACACAGGAGGAGCTCGACTTTCTCAAGGCTCACGGCAACGAGCTGTGCGCCAAAACGTGGCTGGGCCTCTGGGATCCCAAACGTGCCACGCCGCAGCAGGATCAACGTGAGCTCATGATTGACAAGTACGAGCGCAAGCGATACTATTTGGAGCCGGCGAGTCCTTTGAAGTCGCTGGCCAATGCGGTCAATCTGAAGTCGAGCAACGGTTACCACACCTCGAGCATCTCGAACATCTCGAGCAACGGCTATGCCAGCATCCATCTGACGCCGCCCGCCGCCCAACGCACAGCTGCCAATGGCTTGGCGTCGAAGACGCCTTCCACGACAACCACATCGTCAGCCATAAGTCGGccgcagcatcatcatcatcagcagcaaccacagcagcagcagcagcaggatgcTTTCAACATGTCCTCGGGAGGATTGGGCTTGATCAGCAGCCTGAATAGTGCGGGTTCCACATCCACAGGCGCGCTCTCGGACACGAGCAGCTGTGCGAGCAACGGCTTTGCTGGCGAATCCGATTTTGTCGCCGACTTTGGCAGTGCCAATATATTCGATGCAACCTCGAGTTCGGCGCGTTCCACGGGCTCGCCGGCTGTCTCCTCGGCCAGTTCGGTCAGCTCCAGCAATGGCTATGCCAAGGTGCAGCCCCTGAGAGCAGCACAtctgcatcagcagcaacagttgctcaaTGGAAGCGGAAATGTGAATGGCAATGGAACAGAGAACTTTGCTGACTTTGAGCACGCGCCCATTTACAATGGCATCGCCG GCGCCActctacagcaacaacaacaaagcagccAACTTGGCCAACAGTCGCACAACAGCCCCAAGGGAGCCCAAGTGGGAAGCAGTGCGCCCAGCGAGGACCGCTATGCAGCACTCAAGGACCTCGATGAGCAGCTGCGCGAGTTGAAGGCCAGCGAAGCGGTTGCCACAGAGGCGCCGACGCCAACCAATGGCAACATGCACATGGCAGACGCCTTCAGCAGTGTTG ctgctgccagccacaacaacaacatcaataacaacagcaacatcaatgCCAATCCGTTCAAgagccagcaacagcagcagcagcagcagttgctcaACGGCAAAGGGCACTTGGTGAATCCATTCCAAGCCAACAACAGCgcacatcatcagcagcagcagcagcaacagccacagcagcagaaTCTCTATGGACAGCTGACGCTCATACCAAATGGCTACGGCAGCAGCCCAATTCAGGCTGGAGGCCAGCAGCTAATGCACTCCGCGACGAATGTTGGCCACCATCAACAGCTGCCACACGCGAGTTTCTTCAACTTTAACAACAACGGCTTTGCCGTCGCCCAGGGTCTGCCCAATGGCTGTGGCTTTGGCAGCATGCAGCCGGCTCCTGTGATGGCTGGTGGCATCAACGGCGCCTTTAACAACCCATTTGCG GCTAGCGGCGCCATCAACACGAATAATCCATTCTTATGA